A genomic segment from Polyangium mundeleinium encodes:
- a CDS encoding serine/threonine-protein kinase produces MRPGDVIDGRFVIERMAGSGGMGSVFQAHDRLVSGPVAIKVLHDHEPSDVARFDREARVLAGLDHPGIVRYVTHGVTSAGEPFLAMEWLAGEDLGARLLRGRLTVAESVAAIGAAAEALATAHARGIVHRDIKPSNVFLVEGALDRVKLLDFGLARMRLSPRFTRTGVVLGTPSYMAPEQAYGAPSLDARVDVFALGAVLFECLTGRPAFAGNHVMSILAKVLLEEPPLLRDLRPEVPASLEALVACMLAKEPADRPVDAGEVADALAHLDTGKAYSWLSDAPPAEALTRSEQRLLGIVAVGPPSEDTAAMDETLAASYTSARRKALESAAAPFGARIEWLVDGSMLLVFTNAASAADAAARAARCALELRLRTPDTPIAVATGLGELEEKLPVGQVLDRAAMFLRTAGRRVLVDEVTQSLLDMRFVVVRVPDGLELRSEEAIGEAARTLLGKPSPFVGRGRELRAFLDLLDEAVGERVARVALVTGPPGIGKSRLRKELVRAVGQRQERVDVWIGRGDAMSKGSAFSLAGSALRYAAAIAGHEPIEERRRKLTERVARHVAEPEVRDVAGFFGEMTGTPFPDAESAKLRAARLDARLMANQIDAAWRRFMAAECGAHPVLLVLEDLHWGDLPSVKLVDAALRDLAGKPLLVAAFGRPEVHDIFPKVWFKRVLSEIRLGELTPRAAEKLVRSALGDAADPRTIAQIVTRAAGHPFFLEELIRAVAEGRAEQLPETVLAMVEARLAALPSDARRVLRAASVFGEVFWCGGVAHLLGGGDEALRAHDRLEMLAAREVLQRSEASRFPGEEQYSFRHSLLREGAYAMLTEPDRTLGHRLAGEWLVQGGEEDALRLAEHFERGKSPERAATWYLAAARQMLQGADLRAAIACAERGLGCGASGKLRASLLFVLGEAYGWRGDWASVATAMAEILGLATPRTTLWITAMAWKLASTTALGTRTVRREDVLSLVDLDPGPEGVRQLVHALGLAWEALLQQGRRDLAQLCAARMEQLGSPISADDPAVRGGLHVARSETLYVEGDPWGSLLAARVAVASYEEAGERQHMPWARLIVAACYLSLGAYGRADQEARDVLEEGAEAATYAIWGKWLYACVLAGRGALDDARALLRSILRSAYTPSYQYLMGIVHATLASVLLRFGDLGEAEREARAAAEILTGTTPWRAAAAAGLAAVLLQQQRADEALRIAEDAVAQLDAGGGGGPHDMFLRLIHAEALHATGDHARARTVLFEARGVLLSRAAKIEDPELRRSFLENVPENACLLALSAAWEQAAA; encoded by the coding sequence ATGCGGCCGGGGGACGTCATCGACGGTCGGTTCGTCATCGAGCGGATGGCCGGCTCGGGCGGCATGGGCTCGGTCTTCCAGGCGCACGACCGCCTCGTGAGCGGGCCGGTGGCCATCAAGGTGCTGCATGACCACGAGCCGAGCGACGTCGCGCGCTTCGATAGGGAAGCACGTGTCCTCGCCGGGCTCGATCATCCGGGCATCGTCCGGTATGTCACGCACGGGGTCACCAGCGCGGGCGAGCCCTTCCTCGCCATGGAATGGCTCGCCGGAGAGGATCTCGGCGCGAGGCTTTTGCGCGGCAGACTGACGGTCGCGGAGAGCGTCGCGGCGATCGGCGCGGCGGCCGAGGCGCTCGCGACGGCGCATGCGCGCGGCATCGTGCACCGCGATATCAAGCCGAGCAACGTCTTCCTCGTGGAGGGCGCGCTCGATCGCGTCAAATTGCTCGATTTCGGCCTTGCACGCATGCGCCTCTCCCCCCGGTTCACCCGGACGGGCGTCGTCCTCGGGACCCCAAGCTACATGGCGCCCGAGCAGGCGTACGGAGCCCCGTCGCTCGACGCGCGCGTCGATGTGTTCGCGCTCGGCGCCGTGCTCTTCGAATGCCTGACCGGGCGGCCTGCCTTCGCCGGGAATCACGTGATGTCCATCCTGGCGAAGGTGTTGCTCGAGGAACCGCCCTTGTTGCGCGATCTTCGGCCCGAGGTGCCGGCGAGCCTCGAAGCGTTGGTCGCGTGTATGCTCGCGAAGGAGCCGGCAGATCGGCCCGTCGATGCCGGCGAGGTCGCGGACGCGCTCGCCCACCTCGACACGGGCAAGGCGTATTCGTGGCTTTCGGACGCGCCGCCCGCCGAAGCCCTGACGAGGAGCGAGCAGCGCTTGCTCGGCATCGTCGCCGTGGGCCCGCCGAGCGAGGATACCGCGGCCATGGACGAGACGCTCGCCGCGAGCTACACGAGCGCGCGCCGAAAGGCGCTGGAATCGGCCGCAGCGCCGTTCGGGGCGCGGATCGAATGGCTGGTAGACGGCTCGATGCTTTTGGTCTTCACGAACGCCGCGAGCGCCGCGGATGCGGCGGCGCGGGCCGCGCGGTGTGCCTTGGAGCTTCGCCTGCGCACGCCGGATACGCCGATTGCGGTCGCCACCGGCCTCGGCGAGCTCGAGGAAAAGCTGCCGGTCGGACAGGTCCTCGATCGGGCCGCCATGTTCTTGCGCACGGCGGGGCGCCGGGTGCTCGTCGACGAGGTGACACAGAGCCTGCTCGATATGCGGTTTGTTGTGGTGCGCGTGCCGGACGGGCTCGAGCTCCGGAGCGAGGAAGCCATTGGCGAGGCCGCGCGCACACTGCTCGGCAAACCGAGCCCCTTTGTGGGGCGCGGACGAGAACTGCGCGCGTTTCTCGACCTGCTCGACGAAGCCGTAGGCGAGCGTGTCGCGCGCGTGGCGCTCGTGACAGGACCGCCCGGAATCGGAAAATCCCGCCTCCGCAAGGAGCTCGTCCGCGCCGTCGGACAGCGCCAGGAAAGGGTCGACGTGTGGATCGGGCGCGGTGACGCAATGAGCAAAGGCTCGGCGTTTTCCCTGGCTGGCTCGGCGCTGCGGTATGCGGCGGCGATCGCGGGGCACGAGCCGATCGAGGAGCGCAGGCGCAAGCTCACCGAGCGGGTCGCGCGCCACGTGGCCGAGCCCGAGGTCCGCGACGTGGCCGGATTTTTCGGCGAGATGACGGGCACGCCCTTCCCGGACGCCGAAAGCGCGAAGCTCCGCGCCGCGCGCCTCGACGCGCGGCTCATGGCCAATCAGATCGACGCTGCCTGGAGACGATTCATGGCTGCCGAATGTGGTGCGCACCCGGTCTTGCTCGTCCTCGAAGACCTGCACTGGGGTGATCTTCCCTCGGTGAAGCTCGTCGACGCGGCGCTCCGGGACCTCGCAGGCAAGCCGCTGCTCGTGGCCGCCTTCGGCCGTCCCGAGGTGCACGACATTTTTCCGAAGGTATGGTTCAAGCGTGTGCTGTCCGAGATTCGCCTGGGCGAGCTGACCCCGCGGGCCGCCGAGAAGCTCGTCCGGAGCGCGCTCGGGGACGCGGCCGATCCTCGGACGATCGCGCAGATCGTGACGCGCGCCGCGGGGCATCCATTTTTCCTCGAAGAGCTGATCCGGGCGGTCGCCGAGGGGCGCGCCGAGCAATTGCCGGAGACCGTGCTGGCCATGGTCGAGGCGCGCCTCGCCGCCCTGCCGTCCGACGCGCGGCGCGTGCTGCGCGCGGCGAGCGTGTTCGGGGAGGTTTTTTGGTGCGGCGGGGTGGCGCACCTCCTCGGCGGGGGCGACGAGGCGCTACGTGCGCACGATCGGCTCGAAATGCTGGCCGCGCGTGAGGTGCTGCAGCGCAGCGAGGCGAGCAGGTTTCCGGGCGAGGAGCAGTATTCGTTCCGGCATTCGCTTTTGCGGGAGGGAGCCTATGCGATGCTGACGGAGCCCGACCGCACCCTCGGGCATCGGCTTGCGGGGGAGTGGCTCGTGCAAGGGGGCGAGGAGGACGCGCTCCGCCTGGCCGAGCATTTCGAGCGGGGAAAGAGTCCGGAGCGCGCGGCGACGTGGTATCTCGCGGCGGCGAGGCAGATGCTCCAGGGGGCGGATCTACGTGCAGCCATTGCCTGCGCAGAGCGCGGCCTCGGCTGCGGAGCCTCGGGCAAGCTGCGTGCATCCCTCTTGTTCGTCCTCGGCGAGGCATACGGGTGGAGAGGGGATTGGGCCTCGGTCGCGACAGCCATGGCGGAGATCCTGGGCCTGGCCACGCCGCGCACGACGCTCTGGATCACGGCCATGGCGTGGAAGCTCGCGAGCACGACTGCGCTCGGCACGCGCACCGTGCGCAGGGAAGACGTGCTTTCGCTCGTCGACTTGGATCCGGGCCCCGAGGGCGTGCGGCAGCTCGTCCATGCCCTCGGGCTCGCCTGGGAAGCCTTGCTGCAGCAAGGCAGGCGTGATCTGGCCCAGCTTTGCGCGGCGCGGATGGAGCAGCTCGGCAGCCCCATCTCGGCGGACGATCCCGCGGTGCGGGGCGGGCTGCACGTGGCTCGAAGCGAGACGCTTTACGTCGAGGGGGATCCATGGGGCTCCCTTTTGGCTGCAAGAGTCGCTGTGGCGAGCTACGAGGAGGCCGGCGAGCGGCAGCACATGCCATGGGCTCGCCTGATTGTCGCGGCGTGTTACTTGTCCCTCGGCGCGTACGGGCGCGCGGACCAGGAAGCGCGCGACGTGCTCGAGGAGGGCGCGGAGGCTGCCACCTATGCGATATGGGGGAAGTGGCTTTATGCCTGTGTGCTCGCGGGTCGGGGGGCCTTGGACGACGCGCGCGCGCTGCTCCGGAGCATCCTGCGCTCCGCGTATACGCCCAGCTACCAGTATTTGATGGGTATCGTCCACGCGACGCTGGCCTCCGTCCTTCTGCGCTTCGGGGATCTCGGCGAGGCAGAGCGCGAGGCGCGCGCGGCCGCCGAGATCCTCACGGGCACCACGCCCTGGCGCGCGGCGGCGGCGGCGGGGCTCGCGGCCGTCCTCCTCCAGCAGCAGCGCGCGGATGAGGCGCTGCGCATCGCCGAGGACGCGGTCGCGCAGCTCGATGCGGGCGGTGGGGGCGGACCTCATGACATGTTCCTACGCCTCATCCACGCCGAGGCGCTGCATGCGACGGGCGATCACGCCCGCGCGCGGACTGTGCTGTTCGAGGCCCGCGGCGTCTTGCTCTCGCGCGCAGCGAAGATCGAGGACCCCGAGCTACGCCGGAGCTTTTTGGAGAATGTACCCGAGAACGCGTGCCTCCTCGCCCTTTCGGCCGCCTGGGAGCAGGCCGCCGCTTAA
- a CDS encoding oxidoreductase: MTTNQRPLHSGFGAQTTAREVIGDRRLDGAIAVVTGGYAGIGLETTRVLAAAGATVIVPARTPDKARAALAGLERVEIERLDLGDPASVDVFAARFSASGRPIHMLVNNAGIMATPLVRDARGFESQLATNHLGHFQLTLRLWPALRKAQGARVISLSSGGHAYSGVDFEDPFFERRPYDKWIAYGQSKTANALFALALDARGEAHRVRAFSVHPGGIVTELMRYMSDEEVRTAVDTFSAVSTLKSAEQGAATSVWCATSPRLEGMGGVYCEDVDIAAPVPADSSERRGVRPWAMDRDLAERLWTQSEAWTGVTFTA; encoded by the coding sequence ATGACGACGAACCAAAGGCCTTTGCATTCGGGTTTTGGCGCGCAGACGACGGCGCGTGAGGTGATCGGCGACAGGAGGCTCGACGGAGCCATCGCCGTGGTCACGGGCGGGTACGCGGGCATCGGACTCGAAACCACGCGCGTGCTCGCGGCCGCCGGCGCGACGGTGATCGTTCCGGCGAGAACCCCCGACAAAGCGCGCGCCGCGCTCGCGGGCTTGGAGCGCGTGGAGATCGAACGCCTCGACCTGGGTGATCCGGCATCGGTGGACGTGTTTGCCGCGCGATTCTCGGCGTCCGGCCGCCCCATCCACATGCTCGTGAACAATGCAGGCATCATGGCGACGCCGCTCGTGAGGGACGCTCGCGGGTTCGAATCCCAGCTCGCCACGAACCACCTCGGCCACTTCCAGCTCACGCTCCGGCTCTGGCCCGCGCTGCGAAAGGCCCAGGGCGCGCGCGTCATCTCGTTGTCCTCGGGAGGGCACGCGTATTCCGGCGTCGACTTCGAGGATCCGTTTTTCGAGCGGCGACCTTATGACAAATGGATCGCCTACGGCCAGTCGAAGACGGCCAACGCGCTCTTCGCGCTCGCGCTCGACGCGCGCGGCGAGGCCCATCGTGTCCGCGCGTTTTCGGTCCACCCGGGCGGCATCGTCACCGAGCTCATGCGATACATGTCCGACGAGGAGGTCCGCACGGCCGTCGACACCTTCAGCGCCGTATCGACCTTGAAGAGCGCGGAGCAGGGGGCCGCGACGAGCGTCTGGTGCGCGACGAGCCCACGGCTCGAAGGCATGGGCGGCGTCTATTGCGAGGACGTCGACATCGCCGCGCCGGTGCCCGCCGATTCCTCCGAGCGACGTGGCGTGCGGCCGTGGGCGATGGATCGGGACCTGGCCGAGCGGCTGTGGACGCAAAGCGAAGCGTGGACCGGCGTGACGTTCACCGCGTGA
- a CDS encoding ArsR/SmtB family transcription factor, giving the protein MVQHSDARLDASFAALSDATRRGVLEQLGRADASITELAEKFHMTLTGMKKHVGVLERAGLVATEKVGRVRTCKLGPSRLESETAWIEGYRQLWGSRFDELDKVIEELKRKEKVDERKKR; this is encoded by the coding sequence ATGGTTCAGCATTCGGATGCCCGCCTCGACGCCTCTTTCGCCGCTCTCTCGGACGCAACCCGGCGCGGCGTTCTGGAGCAGCTCGGACGCGCAGACGCTTCGATCACGGAGCTTGCCGAGAAGTTCCACATGACCCTCACGGGCATGAAGAAGCACGTCGGCGTCTTGGAGCGAGCCGGCCTCGTGGCCACGGAGAAGGTCGGGCGCGTGCGGACCTGCAAGCTCGGCCCGAGCCGACTGGAGTCAGAAACGGCATGGATCGAAGGGTACCGCCAGCTCTGGGGCTCACGCTTCGACGAGCTGGACAAGGTTATCGAGGAATTGAAACGCAAGGAGAAGGTCGATGAACGCAAAAAAAGATAG
- a CDS encoding M28 family peptidase, whose product MRIWIAIAALLVLAVELTMFAERLPTPRPASAPPTEFSAERAMVTLRGLTDLGTRVSGTPSARAAAERLAAELRTLPGVEVEVQEAAGTRQFTDTPFPYSMFAYRTINVIGRLPGRSRDAVLLNAHDDTTGSSFGAGDDAFGVAAIMETMRRIDTLFTRTSAPARHDLTMPPTRPA is encoded by the coding sequence ATGCGCATCTGGATCGCCATCGCTGCTCTTCTCGTCCTGGCGGTCGAGTTGACGATGTTCGCCGAGCGGCTGCCGACGCCTCGACCTGCGAGCGCGCCGCCGACCGAGTTCTCCGCGGAGCGGGCGATGGTGACCCTGCGCGGGCTCACGGACCTCGGGACCCGCGTCTCGGGCACGCCGAGCGCGCGGGCCGCGGCGGAGCGGCTCGCCGCCGAGCTACGAACGCTGCCCGGCGTCGAGGTCGAGGTCCAAGAGGCCGCGGGGACGCGCCAGTTCACGGACACGCCATTCCCCTACTCGATGTTCGCCTACCGCACGATCAACGTCATCGGGCGCCTGCCGGGTCGCTCGCGCGACGCTGTGCTCCTCAACGCTCACGACGATACGACCGGGTCGAGCTTCGGCGCGGGCGACGACGCGTTCGGCGTGGCGGCCATCATGGAGACGATGCGGCGCATCGACACCCTGTTCACCCGCACCTCGGCCCCTGCGCGCCACGACCTCACGATGCCCCCTACGCGCCCAGCGTGA
- a CDS encoding SRPBCC family protein: protein MNAKKDSEPDTTKNRTTVEPKSEREIVVTRTFDAPARIVFQAWTTPELFRRWWVPKSMPLALLSYEADIRTGGGYRLVFDVDGTKTMAFFGKYIEVTPHSRIVWTNDESGEDGAVTTVTLEEKGDKTLLVLHELYRSKEVRDAALASGAYDGMGETFGQLDEVLVTLGA, encoded by the coding sequence ATGAACGCAAAAAAAGATAGTGAGCCCGACACCACGAAGAATCGCACGACGGTGGAACCGAAGTCCGAGCGCGAGATCGTCGTCACGCGAACCTTCGACGCCCCGGCGCGCATCGTCTTTCAGGCGTGGACCACGCCCGAGCTGTTCAGGCGGTGGTGGGTGCCGAAGTCAATGCCGCTGGCCCTGCTCTCCTACGAAGCGGATATCCGTACTGGAGGCGGCTACCGACTCGTGTTCGACGTCGACGGCACCAAGACGATGGCGTTCTTCGGCAAGTACATCGAAGTGACACCGCACTCGCGAATCGTGTGGACGAATGACGAGAGCGGCGAGGATGGGGCCGTCACCACGGTGACCCTCGAGGAAAAAGGCGACAAGACGCTGCTGGTACTGCACGAGCTCTATCGCTCGAAGGAAGTTCGCGATGCTGCCCTGGCCTCCGGGGCGTACGACGGGATGGGCGAGACGTTCGGGCAACTGGACGAGGTGCTCGTCACGCTGGGCGCGTAG
- a CDS encoding Nif3-like dinuclear metal center hexameric protein, with protein sequence MRLSDVLPVLESIAPLRFAEGWDNVGLLVGDPAAEVRAALLCIDYTPGVAAEAREKGVTLVYSYHPPIFEAMKRVVSPGPIFEAIRDGIAIYSPHTALDVAEGGTNDFLADLLGLGRGLPARRPMRAPGAKCGPAPAGESLGLGRIGELEAEVARDELLERIKRGLGIEALLVAGPTTGRVRTVAASAGAAGAMVEDALGQGAELYLTGEMRHHDALRAAKLGMTVVCALHSNSERAVLPRIRERIAGALPGLSVFVSGADRDPFVVR encoded by the coding sequence ATGCGCCTCTCCGACGTGCTCCCCGTGCTGGAATCGATCGCCCCTCTCCGGTTCGCCGAGGGCTGGGACAACGTGGGCTTGCTCGTCGGGGATCCGGCCGCGGAGGTCCGCGCGGCGCTGCTCTGCATCGATTACACGCCCGGCGTGGCGGCCGAGGCGCGCGAGAAGGGCGTCACGCTCGTGTATTCGTATCACCCGCCGATCTTCGAGGCGATGAAGCGGGTGGTCTCGCCGGGGCCGATCTTCGAAGCCATCCGGGACGGGATCGCCATTTATTCACCGCACACGGCGCTCGACGTGGCCGAGGGCGGGACGAACGATTTCCTGGCCGACCTGCTCGGCCTCGGCCGCGGCCTGCCCGCGCGCCGGCCGATGCGCGCGCCGGGAGCGAAATGCGGTCCTGCGCCAGCGGGAGAATCGCTCGGGCTCGGGCGCATCGGCGAGCTCGAAGCGGAGGTGGCGCGCGACGAGCTTTTGGAGCGCATCAAGCGAGGCCTCGGAATCGAGGCGTTGCTCGTGGCAGGGCCGACGACGGGGAGGGTGCGCACGGTGGCGGCGAGCGCAGGCGCCGCGGGCGCGATGGTCGAGGACGCGCTCGGCCAGGGGGCGGAGCTTTACCTGACGGGCGAGATGAGGCACCACGACGCGCTGCGGGCGGCGAAGCTCGGCATGACGGTCGTGTGCGCGCTGCATTCGAACAGCGAACGGGCCGTCCTGCCGCGGATCCGGGAGCGGATCGCCGGCGCGCTGCCGGGGCTCTCGGTGTTCGTGAGCGGGGCGGATCGGGATCCGTTCGTCGTGCGGTGA
- a CDS encoding helix-turn-helix transcriptional regulator: MTDTPRLPRRVELAQFLRTRRARLRPADVGLPEGARRRTPGLRREEVARLADVGVSWYTWLEQGRDIHVSEPLLERLALALRLSPTERAHLFDLAHGRPAARPTISPDAVSVILQRVLDAYPFPALVFTSRWDILAWNEPAVILFGDLGALPVEQRNGLWSMFMNPERRARMPGWEKDARRAVAGFRLDAARAADRTEFDALVAELSRVSPEFARFWGEHDVAEVPEGLKVFVLPDVGVIEFEHVTLLHADPDGHVLRVSFYSPRPGESTTRAETLCRRVTR, translated from the coding sequence GTGACGGATACGCCTCGTTTGCCACGGCGCGTCGAGCTCGCGCAATTCCTCCGCACGCGGCGGGCGCGCCTTCGTCCGGCGGACGTGGGTTTGCCGGAGGGCGCTCGGCGGCGTACGCCGGGGCTCCGTCGTGAAGAGGTCGCTCGTCTCGCGGACGTCGGCGTGAGTTGGTACACCTGGCTCGAGCAGGGGCGGGACATCCACGTGTCGGAGCCGTTGCTGGAGCGGCTCGCGCTTGCCCTTCGCCTGTCGCCGACGGAGCGCGCGCATCTCTTCGACCTCGCGCACGGAAGGCCGGCCGCGCGTCCGACGATTTCACCCGACGCCGTGAGCGTCATCCTGCAGCGGGTGCTCGATGCCTATCCCTTTCCGGCGCTGGTCTTCACGAGCCGGTGGGACATCCTCGCCTGGAACGAGCCGGCGGTGATCCTCTTCGGAGACCTCGGAGCGCTCCCCGTCGAGCAGCGCAATGGGCTCTGGTCGATGTTCATGAACCCCGAGCGGCGCGCGCGCATGCCGGGCTGGGAAAAGGACGCGCGGCGCGCCGTGGCCGGCTTTCGCCTCGACGCCGCGCGCGCCGCCGATCGGACGGAATTCGACGCGCTCGTGGCGGAGCTCTCTCGCGTCAGCCCGGAGTTTGCGCGCTTTTGGGGCGAGCACGACGTGGCCGAGGTCCCCGAAGGGTTGAAGGTGTTCGTCCTCCCGGACGTGGGCGTGATCGAATTCGAGCACGTCACGCTCCTGCACGCGGACCCCGACGGTCACGTGCTCCGCGTCTCGTTTTATTCGCCGCGACCCGGAGAAAGCACCACGCGCGCGGAAACGTTGTGCCGGCGCGTCACGCGGTGA
- a CDS encoding SMI1/KNR4 family protein produces MASDLIARFDGMVDELRRDPEIDVLHYLVRPPDPSEIEEVERALGYPLGAAITEFYEACGGIQLLWIRKTHEEYEERARLVREEVERSGGSFDEGWFYGGNNGDAMHPDGVILIPSIKRAFLDESFNNNNSGSGVVGMLEAYKAALADREAVIYRGFEMFYPTVNVAFALNGQPDPVLAAAYDRYEYDDSALIHFREYLELLLVSRGDAKRAFGFLLDSDRVGKVITHEDVGHWAPNE; encoded by the coding sequence ATGGCATCAGACCTGATCGCAAGATTCGACGGCATGGTGGATGAGCTTCGCCGGGACCCGGAGATCGATGTGCTTCACTACCTCGTGCGTCCGCCGGACCCCTCGGAGATCGAGGAGGTCGAGCGGGCCCTCGGGTACCCGCTGGGGGCGGCGATCACGGAGTTCTACGAGGCCTGCGGGGGCATTCAGCTCCTGTGGATCCGTAAAACCCACGAGGAGTACGAGGAGCGAGCCCGGCTCGTTCGCGAGGAGGTCGAGCGGTCAGGAGGCAGCTTCGACGAAGGCTGGTTCTACGGTGGCAACAACGGCGACGCCATGCATCCCGATGGGGTCATCCTCATCCCGTCGATCAAGCGGGCCTTCCTGGACGAGAGCTTCAACAACAACAACTCCGGGTCTGGCGTCGTCGGGATGCTCGAGGCCTACAAGGCGGCTCTCGCAGACCGGGAAGCGGTCATCTATCGCGGGTTCGAGATGTTCTACCCCACCGTGAACGTGGCCTTCGCGCTCAATGGCCAGCCCGATCCGGTCCTGGCGGCGGCGTACGACAGGTACGAGTACGACGACTCGGCGCTCATTCATTTTCGCGAGTATCTCGAGCTGCTCCTCGTGAGCCGGGGTGACGCCAAGAGAGCCTTCGGATTCCTCCTGGACAGCGATCGCGTGGGCAAGGTCATCACGCACGAAGACGTCGGGCATTGGGCACCGAACGAGTAG